The Arachis hypogaea cultivar Tifrunner chromosome 16, arahy.Tifrunner.gnm2.J5K5, whole genome shotgun sequence genome contains a region encoding:
- the LOC140180090 gene encoding uncharacterized protein, producing MINDKLFVHIPNDLLIPLSHDPIQDIVNTLYQGIVQNFADPSLFKDKAILAHTLDVVEEINDYIVKLLPGEEKEYLSADLICGSDAYGDIDVDWINTEFLNQIKCSWLPNHSLKLKKGMPIILLRNIDPVNSLCNGTRLIVESLEQTSLLLKLYLVATLETKSIFHE from the coding sequence ATGATTAATGACAAACTTTTTGTGCATATTCCAAATGATTTACTCATACCTCTTTCTCATGATCCGATTCAAGATATTGTTAATACACTATATCAAGGTATTGTTCAAAATTTTGCTGATCCAAGTTTATTCAAAGACAAAGCAATATTGGCTCACACGCTTGATGTTGTTGAAGAAATCAAtgattatattgttaaattattgCCTGGTGAAGAAAAGGAGTATTTGAGTGCTGATTTAATATGTGGTAGTGATGCTTATGGTGATATTGATGTTGATTGGATTAATACTGAATTCTTGAACCAAATCAAATGTTCATGGCTACCAAATCATTCTTTAAAATTGAAGAAAGGTATGCCTATTATTTTGTTAAGGAATATTGATCCAGTCAATAGTTTGTGTAATGGTACTCGTCTCATTGTGGAAAGTTTGGAACAAACATCATTGTTGCTAAAATTGTATCTGGTAGCAACATTGGAGACAAAGTCTATATTTCACGAATGA